The following DNA comes from Flavisolibacter ginsenosidimutans.
AGAAATTATCATTTCCCCGGCGCAAGTTTGAGCCTCATTGTATCCGACATCTTTCCAAAAGCTTTGAAAGGATACGTGGTCAATTATTGGAAACTCAGGGGTTCGCTGGCTAACACAGCAAGGCTGAATGATCCTTATTCCAACCAATCGGTTTTTGTGAACAATCAGAGCAGTTCTGCCATACCCGGCTTCACGTATGGGTTTACAAATGCCAACGAACTTTTGCGTCCGGAACGCCAAAAAACATTTGAGATTGGTACGGAATTAAGACTATTAAACAGCTCCATTACAATGGAAGCGGCTTACTACAATACGCTGTGTACTGATCAAATTAGTCAGGGATACAGAGCCAGCTATGCAACAGGATATATTCTGAACACGACAAACGCATCGTCGCTGCGTAACCAGGGTATTGAATTGACGCTCAACTTAACACCGGTTCAAAAAAGGGACTTGAGTTGGAACGTTATGTTCAACTTCAACCACATGTGGAGCAAGGTGTTGACACTGCCTGAGTCGATCGGTCTTTTAAACGACTATTATAATTCCGATACATACATCTCCAATGTGAGAGGTGGCTTGATCCGTGGCCATTCAACCGGCACTATAACAGGTTCAATGTATTCGAGAAATACCTTCGGTCAAATCATTGTTGATCGTACAACAGGCTTGCCTGTTATCGTTGCAGGCAACTCTCTGATTGGCGACCGTACGCCAAACTTCACCTTGGGTACATTAAACTCTTTCCGCTACAAAAACTGGAACCTGAGCTTTTTATGGGACTTAAGACAGGGCGGCGATATTTATAATGGAACTGACCAGGTACTTACCGGCTTAGGTAAAAGTGCCCGCACAGCCAATCGCACCACACCAATTATTGTAAACGGTGTATTGAATGATGGTTTGCAGAACACTGCCAACCCAACAAAGAATAACATCGTCATTACTCCATATTTCCTAAGTTCTTATTACACGAGTTTGCCGGATGAGGAATATATTGAAAAAGACATTCACTGGTTGCGTTTAAGAGACATTACGTTAAGCTATCGTTTGTCTGATAAACTTGCACGCGGTATAAAAGGTTTGTCAGGTCTCAGTGTTTTTGTTACCGGAAATGACTTGGTTATGTTTACGAATTATCACGGTGCAGATCCTGCTGTTAATTCTAACAACCCCGGTACCGGCGGCATAGGTGGTTACGGCCTTGATCTGGGAAGCGCACCAACTCCTTTAAGTCTAAGCTTTGGCTTAAAGGCTAATTTTTAATCAAACATGACAATTGATAAATAATAATTTTTATGCGAAATAAATTTTTAAAATCGTTCCTTTTTCTTGGAGGTTTTGTGATTCTATGTAACACATCCTGCAAGAAAAAAATTGACGACGCTTATTTAAACCCGAATGCCGCCGTTGTTGAACCCATTGAAAGCATTTTACCCGGCGTCATTGGTAGTTTCACGGCTTTCTACTCATCTGCGGGCACAGGCTATGGTGTACAAGCCGATGGCATCTTGCTTGGCCGCTACATCCAATATTGGGGTACTACGACAAACGGCGAGTTATACGGCCAAATGGGTTGGCCGGTGGGAACCAGCAGCGACAATACCGGTTCTGTCTGGGCGGCGGTTTATTATGGCCAGGGACAAAACGTAAACAAAATTATCCGCTGGGGCACCGAGCAGGAAAAATGGGATTATGTTGGTGTGGGCTGGGCCATTCGTGCCTGGGGTTGGCTTGAACTGACGAACGAATACAGTGATGCCCCGTTGAAAGAAGCTTTCAACACCAGCCTTTCACAATTTCACTACGATACGCAACCCGAGTTTTATGACAGTTGCCGCGCCATTTGCTTCCGCGCCTTGAGTTTTTTAAACCGTACAGACGGAAACGTAAGCAAAGCAAACCTGGCTATCGGCGATGCTTATTTCTACGGCGGCGATGTAAACAAGTGGAAGAAATTTGTCTATGGCATTCTTGCCCGTTCGTACATTGATCTTAGCAACAAGACGCTTTACCAAACAAACAGCTATGGCGATTCTGCCATAAAGTATGCAAGTTTGGCAATGACCACCAACGATGATAACGCAATGGTGAAGGTTTCGGGTGGATTAACGTCGGCTGTAAACAATTACTTCGGTCCTTTCCGGGGAAACATCGGCACTCTCCGCCAGTCTGCATACATTGCCGACCTGATGTCAGGCAGAAACGACAGCGCCTTCAAAGGCGTAAGCGATCCAAGAGCCTGGTATATTCTGCGCGAAAATCAAAACAATACGTTCAAAGGGTTCACGCCCTGGCTGGGAACTTCAGGATTGCCAACTGCTGATTATCCAAAGAATTTCTGGGGCAATCCAACGCCATCCTCTACTGCCGGTTCTACACCCGACAGCAGCCGCTATGTTTATCAAAATACCAGCCCTTGGCCAATGATGACGGCCTCTGAAATGCAGTTCATTATTGCGGAAGCGCAACTGAGAAAAGGCAACCGTGCAGCAGCATTGACGGCTTACACAAACGGCATCAGCCTGAACTTTGACATGCTGACTACTACTTACCCGCAAAATATACCAGCGGAAAGAATCATCACACCGGCAGTTAAAGCGGCTTATTTAGCCAATACAGCGGCTGTCCCCGATGCAAGCACTTTGACTCTCTCCCACATCATGCTCCAAAAATATATTGCCTTGTATGCCTGGGGTGTGCAGCAAACCTGGGTGGATATGCGCAAGTTTCATTACGTTGACCTTGACCCAACGAGCGTCGGCACGCCAAAGCAAGTATATGCGGGCTTTGCCCCTCCAAGCGGCATTAACCTGTATGCAACAAATTATGGAAAATACGTTTACAGGAACAGGCCACGTTACAATTCGGAATACCTGTACGATGTTCCAGAATTAACCCGCATCGGCGCTTATCAAAATTTGGACTACAACACATACGAAATGTGGTTCTCGATGAAATGATTGACTTAAAATAATTGAAAGATGAAAAAAAATATTGTTCTTACAATACTTACGCTGGCTGCGATGACCACATGGCTCTTGTCGTGTAAAACCGACCTTGAATTAAAGGCACCTGTTTCGCTTACCGGCGGCTATGCTTATTTAAAAGTGGCGGATTATGCTACCTCCTTCCGGCAGGTAGTTAATAAAAGCGACAGCTTCAATGTCTATGTCGGAAATTCAAAGATCAACGGATCGTTTTTGACCTACGGTTCCATTTATCCCACGGTAACAAATATGTATTCTGCCGTACCTCCGGGGCCACAGACAATACGGATTACCGTTAACGGTGTAACCACGCCCGATTCGGTAACCATTGCCACGTTTACAAAAACGTTTACTGCCGGAAACTACTATAGCTTGCTGCTTACGGATTCATTACTGAATTCAAATGATGCAAAGCAGATTTTCGTGCAGGATAACTTTACACCGGTTGATACCTCGCATTACAGCATTCGGTTTGCACATTTAATCATGAACGACAGTGCCGGTAAAAACGTAGATGTTTACTCAACACGTCAGGCGGCAAATTTATTTAGCAACGTTAGTCCGGGTACGGTGACTCCGTTTACAGTGCAGAACTACACACAGCTTTCCGATACGTTAATCGTACGGCGTGCTGGCGGTTCGCTTGAACTGGCAAGGATAAACACAGCAGTTTTGGCCCGTCAGCGGGCTTATACCCTTGTTTATAGGGGCGTGCCAAACACAACAACCGGTACGAAAGGAAGGTCATTAATTATTCAGACAAATTATTAATATAATGACCTCAATAAAAAAGCCGCTCGTTTGTGAGCGGCTTTTTTATTTATAAGCTTTGGCAAAAGCGTCTATCCAAAAAATAAATAACAGAGCAACACCGAAACGATGATGCCTACCAGGTCAGCCAACAACATAGCGCCAACGGCATAACGTGTATTCTTAATATTCACCGCGCCAAAGTAAACGGCAATCACGTAAAACGTGGTATCGGAAGAACCTTGTAAAATGCAGGCAAGCCTTCCCACAAACGAATCGGGGCCAAAGGTTTTCATTGTGTCAATCATCATGCCCCTTGCCCCGCTGCCGCTCAACGGCCTGATTAAAGCAGTGGGCAAGCCGTCAACAAATCTTGTATCGGCGCCAAAGGCTGCAAATAAGTTTTTTACCACATTAATAACCACGTCAAAGCTTCCGCTGGTACGCAACATGCTGATGGCAACCAACATGCCCACGAGATAAGGTATGATGCGAACGGCCGTGTCGAAGCCACCCTTTGCGCCATTGATAAACGCATCGAACACGTCAATTTTTTTGTACACGCCGGCAATGACAATCAGAAATAAAATCAGGAGCAAAACACCGTTGCCGATGACGGCAGAAACGACCTGTACACGTTCCGCATTCAACGATGTGAGATAAAGAACGAGCAGAGTAATGAGTGCCGACAGTCCGCCCACCCAGGCAAGTATCACCGGCTGAAAAACGTTGATCTTTTGTTTGAACGAAACAATGAACATCGCGGCCAGCGTTGCGGCAAACGTCGCAATCATGCAAGGAACGAAAATATCGGTTGGGTTGCCGGCTTTCAACGCGGCTCTTGCCGCAATGATGGCAACCGGAATTAAGGAGAAGCCCGATGCGTGCAAGCACAGGAACATGATCTGTGCGTTGGTTGCGGTTTCTTTGTTCGTGTTCAATTCCTGCAAGCTTTCCATCGCCTTCAGGCCAAAAGGCGTAGCGGCATTGTCGAGGCCCAAAAGATTGGCGGAAAAATTCATCATCATATGGCCGTATGCCGGATGGCCTTTGGGCACGCCGGGAAACAAGCGGCTGAAAAAAGGACCGATGATGCGCGACAAAAAACGAATGCCGCCGGCTCTTTCAGCAATGGACATAAAGCCCATGAACAAAGCCATAAAACCAATCAGGCCGATGCTGATGTTAACGGCGGATTTACAGGTTTCGATGATGCCATCAACCGGCTTTGCGCCAATGGCGCGAACGTAGTTGTAGGTGTAAACCGTTACGTCGGGAACAACCTTCTTTAAGGCTTTTACGGTATCGGAAAAAGGATCATTGGTAATGATATAGCGAAAATCTTTTGCCGAATCTTTTTTGACAAAGCCAAAAGGCTTAACGGTATTTACAAAAGCGTCCCGTGATGCTTTTGTCGTGTCGCGGTCGTAGCCGGTGAGGACATAGGGATAGGTTTCGTCGGCCTTGCCCACGACCATGCGGTTAAAAATCGTTTCGTTGCCGTACACCAACCATTGAAAGGCGGCAACGCCAATTGCAATGATGACAAAAGCCGACCAAATTCTGCTTAAGGCCATAGAAGTACTTTAATGCTGTCTGTAAATTTCAGACCGAAGAAAATTCATCTGCATCCATTCATCAAATTAAAATTTGGATAAAAGCGGATTGCCTAAATTTAATGACAACCATCTTGTATGAAACACTTGTTTGCCGCCGCGTTTTGCTTTTCGGTTTTTGCCGGCCATGCGCAGTTCAAAGCCGACAACGTAAGATACAAAACCGTTTTTCCCGAAGACCTTTGCCAAACACTTAAGGCCAATCCCGGCTACGTTCTGCTTGACGTGCGCAGCGACGGTGAATACAACGATACCTTGTCCATGTCGCCTTCGTTAAACATTGGTCACCTGCAAAACGCACAGCACATTGACATCCGGCAATTGCCAGCAAGATGGAAAGAATTAACGGCTTACAAAGACCAGCCGCTTTTCATTTATTGTTCGCACAGCCAGCGCAGCCGCAGGGCATCGCGGCTTTTGGCCGACAGCGGCTTCACAAAAGTTTACAACATCAACGGCGGGCTGACCAATTTCTATGCACAGGGAATTCAGTCATTGCCCTGCTCCAATTACACAATTGTAACAAACGTTCCGTATAAAATTGTTTCGGCAAAACAATTGGCAAGCAACAAGGAGAATTATTACATCATTGACCTTCGAAGTGACTCTGTGTTCAACGGAAAAACAGCAAACGAAAGAATTAAGATGGAGGGCCGCTTTGTCAATGCCGTAAACATTCCTTTTGAAAATTTTGGAAAGGCCTTAAGCCTCTATCCCGATAAAAAAATTTTGCTGGTAGATGATTACGGCGACAAAAGCCCGCTGGCGGCAAAAATGCTTCTCGACAAAGGATTTAAAAACGTGAGCATTTTGTTCAACGGCATGGATGCCTGGCTTGACTACGCGACGAACGCAACGGAAAAACCTTCTGTTAAATGGACAAGTTTTAGCAAAGTAACTTTGCTTTCTCCCGACGAATTCAGCAAATGGACAGACGGGAACAAAAGCTTTACGCTGATTGACGTTCGCCCCAAAGATCAATTCAACAACGGGTCAAAAAGTTACTGGCAAAATATCGGGCAAATTAAGAACGCGGTTAACGTTCCCGTGTCCGAGTTTCCGGCCCCGGCTTCGCTTCCGGACAAATCCACACCGGTAGTGGTTTACGGCTTTAACAGCGAGAACGAAATCTTCGGTACGGCGCAATGGTTCAAAAGCCAGGGCTACAGAAACGTGTATGTTTTGCAAGGCGGTATCTGGAACCTTCGTTGGGCTTCGCACAACCTGAAAAACAAATCACGCCTGAACAATTTGGTCGTAAACGTTCCGGCCGAAAACGAATAGATTTTCACAAAAACGCCATAGCCCTTTGTCCTATATTTGCCGCCATTTTTCAACAGGCAACGGGCAAACCTTCAATTTGCAAATTGCTTGTTGCTCATTGCAAATTGAATTAAGATGGCATTACAAGCAGGTATCGTTGGACTTCCGAACGTGGGCAAATCAACACTATTTAACGCGGTCAGCAACAGCGCCAAAGCGCAGGCGAGCAACTACCGTTTTTGCACCATTGATCCAAACGTGGGTTTGGTAGATGTGCCCGATGCAAGGCTGAACAAACTTGCGGAACTGGTGCAGCCGAACCGGATCGTTCCCACCCAAATTGAAATTGTGGACATTGCCGGCCTCGTTCGCGGCGCCAGCAAAGGCGAAGGCCTGGGCAATAAATTTTTGGGCAACATTCGCGAGGTGGACGCCATCATTCACGTGGTTCGCTGCTTTGAAGACGAAAACGTTTTGCGCGAAGAAGGCGCTATCAATCCCGTTAGCGACAAAGAAATTATTGATACGGAACTCCAGTTGAAAGATTTGGAAAGCATTGAAAAGAAAAAAAGCCGTTTGGAAAAAACAGCAAAGTTCGATGTGAAAGCCAAAGCCGAATTAGACGTATTGCAGCGCTGCAAAGCGCACCTTGAACAAGGCAAAAGCATTCGCGAACTGAATTTGAGCAAGGAAGAATTGGCCGCCCTTGCCGATTTGTTCTTACTTACATCAAAGCCTGTTTTGTACGTGGCCAATGTCGACGAGGCCAGTATGCACACCGGAAACAAATTTTCGCAGGCATTGCAAGAGGCGGTGAGAGGAGAAGATGCGCAAGTGGTTGTTATGAACAACAACATTGAAGCGCAAATTTCCGAAATGGAACATGCCGACGACAAGCAAATGTTCATGGAAGAATACGGCATGAAAGAACCGGCGCTCGACCGTTTGATCCATTCGGCTTACAAACTTTTAAACCTTCAAACTTACTTCACAGCCGGTGTGCAAGAAGTTCGTGCATGGACGATTCACGAAGGCTGGAAAGCGCCGCAGGCAGCCAGTGTTATTCACACCGATTTTGAAAAAGGCTTCATCAAAGCCGAAGTGATTTCTTACGATGATTTTGTGAAATACGGTTCCGAGGCCGCTGCCCGTGAAGCGGGCCGCTTGCGCATTGAAGGCAAAGAATACGTAGTGAAAGACGGCGACGTGATGCACTTCCGGTTTAATGTATAAAGCTTGTTATTTACCTATAAAAAGGCGCAATCAAAAGTTGATTGCGCCTTTTTTTTATAAGCTCACTTCCCGATTTATAAAGTGCCAAATAAAATTGAAAGCAAACAAAAACTCCCGCATTCCTGCGGGAGTTTGGGTGGCCAACCGGGTTCGAACCGGCGACCCCTAGAACCACAATCTAGTGCTCTAACCAGCTGAGCTATGGCCACCATAATCAGCGCAAAAATAAAGATTCAGGAAATACAAAAAGCGGTTGAAAGAAATTTATTCGAAGCAATGTTTTCGTGTTTGTACCGGGCCATCACCATTGTTATTCCTCCTTATTTAAAGGTTAAATATGGTTAACGGAGGAAAGCCTCCCGTCCCGGTAGACGTACCTTTGCGCACGTTTTAATAACAGCACATGAAGAAGATTTTTACAGTATCCTGTCTGCTTTTTTCCATTCTTTTTGTTTCGGCGCAAATGCCCGGTGGTGGCTTTAACCGTGGTGGCGCCAATGGGGGCCAAATGCCAACCGGACGCTTTTACGGAAAAGTCATTGATCCGTCAAACAAAGGAATTGAAGCAGCTTCGGTAACACTGGTAACAAACAAGATGGACACCGCCACAAAAAAGATGAAAGAAGTCATCGTGAGCGGAATGCTTACCACAAAGTCAGGTGATTTCAGCCTCGAAAACATTCCGCTTTTTGGACGCTATACTCTCCGCATCAGCGGCATTGGTTTTAAAACCTACGAAAAACCCGTAGCCTTTGACATGCCGAACCGCGATGCCATGAGCAGCGGCGACATGACGGCAGCGTTGGGAGCTTTGGATAAAGATCTGGGCAACATTAAAGTACAGGTGGATGAAAAACTTTTGAGCACGGTTACCGTAACGGCTTCCCGCCCGATGATGACTTTGGGCATTGACCGCAAAATTTTCAACGTAGACAGAAACATTACATCAGCCGGCGGTACAGCCGTTGACATCATGCGCAACGTGCCTTCGCTGAACGTGGACATTGACGGCAACGTAACACTTCGCAATACTGCGCCAACCATTTTTGTTGACGGCCGCCCCACGACCTTAACCCTTGATCAAATTCCTGCTGATGCTATCGAAAGTGTAGAAGTGATCACAAACCCTTCGGCCAAATTCGATGCGTCTGGCGGCACAGCCGGCATCCTGAATATTGTGATGAAGAAAAACCGCCGCGTGGGTTACAGTGGCAATCTTCGTGCAAACCTTGACTCTCGTGCAAAATTTGGTTTGGGCGGCGACCTGAATGTGCGGCAGGATAAAATCAATCTCTTCGGTAGTGGAATGTTTATGCAGCGCAAAAGCAACAGCACCGGCTATACGGATCGTTACACGTCGCTCCCCGGCACGTCGCATAGCTTTCAACAAGACCACAACACCGGTGGTGGACAATTTGGTTTTGTTCGCGGCGGCTTTGATTATTTCATGGACATCCGCAACACCTTTACGGTTAGCGGCAGCTACGTGCACGGCAAAATGTCGCCCGAAAACCGCAGCGACATCCGCATTGATTCCTTTGCAAAAAATAGGGCGGGATTGGATTCTACAACCTATACCGAATACCAGCAACGCCTTTCAAATTCAACCTTTGAATTCCGCAACAAAGGCGCACAGCTTAGCTACAAGCACAACTTCCCCCAAACGGGTCACGAGTTGACAGCAGACGCCACATACAACAAAAGCAACAACGAAAACAACGGCCTGATTACGACTGATTATTTTAACGCGGCCATGCAGCCCTTTCGCAATCGCTATAATCAAACGCAGTACGGCGCAGGCACAAACGAAAACCTCACCGTGCAAACGGATTACTCAAATCCTATTACCACAAACTCAAAATTGGAAGCCGGTGCCCGTGTGCAGATCCGCAACGTGAACAGCGAGAACACCATCCAGATTGCGGGCAAAAACAACAGCACGATTTACAACAGTACCGACAAAGTTTATGCGGCTTATACTACGTTTAGCAACCGCATTAAAAACTTCGGCTACCAGGCAGGTTTGCGTGTGGAGAGTTCGAATTATGAAGGCGTTTTGCCAACAAAAGGCAACGAAACCTTCAACATCAAGTTCCCCATTAGCCTTTTCCCAAGTTTGTTCCTGAGTCAAAAATTAAACGAGAGCGACGAATTGCAGTTTAATTACAGCCGCCGCATCAACCGGCCCGGCTTCTTTCAACTCTTTCCGTTCACGGATTATTCCGATTCGCTGAACATCAGCCGCGGCAACCCGAACCTTAAACCGGAGTTTACCAATTCGCTGGAACTTTCT
Coding sequences within:
- the ychF gene encoding redox-regulated ATPase YchF, which produces MALQAGIVGLPNVGKSTLFNAVSNSAKAQASNYRFCTIDPNVGLVDVPDARLNKLAELVQPNRIVPTQIEIVDIAGLVRGASKGEGLGNKFLGNIREVDAIIHVVRCFEDENVLREEGAINPVSDKEIIDTELQLKDLESIEKKKSRLEKTAKFDVKAKAELDVLQRCKAHLEQGKSIRELNLSKEELAALADLFLLTSKPVLYVANVDEASMHTGNKFSQALQEAVRGEDAQVVVMNNNIEAQISEMEHADDKQMFMEEYGMKEPALDRLIHSAYKLLNLQTYFTAGVQEVRAWTIHEGWKAPQAASVIHTDFEKGFIKAEVISYDDFVKYGSEAAAREAGRLRIEGKEYVVKDGDVMHFRFNV
- a CDS encoding SusD/RagB family nutrient-binding outer membrane lipoprotein, whose translation is MRNKFLKSFLFLGGFVILCNTSCKKKIDDAYLNPNAAVVEPIESILPGVIGSFTAFYSSAGTGYGVQADGILLGRYIQYWGTTTNGELYGQMGWPVGTSSDNTGSVWAAVYYGQGQNVNKIIRWGTEQEKWDYVGVGWAIRAWGWLELTNEYSDAPLKEAFNTSLSQFHYDTQPEFYDSCRAICFRALSFLNRTDGNVSKANLAIGDAYFYGGDVNKWKKFVYGILARSYIDLSNKTLYQTNSYGDSAIKYASLAMTTNDDNAMVKVSGGLTSAVNNYFGPFRGNIGTLRQSAYIADLMSGRNDSAFKGVSDPRAWYILRENQNNTFKGFTPWLGTSGLPTADYPKNFWGNPTPSSTAGSTPDSSRYVYQNTSPWPMMTASEMQFIIAEAQLRKGNRAAALTAYTNGISLNFDMLTTTYPQNIPAERIITPAVKAAYLANTAAVPDASTLTLSHIMLQKYIALYAWGVQQTWVDMRKFHYVDLDPTSVGTPKQVYAGFAPPSGINLYATNYGKYVYRNRPRYNSEYLYDVPELTRIGAYQNLDYNTYEMWFSMK
- a CDS encoding rhodanese-like domain-containing protein, giving the protein MKHLFAAAFCFSVFAGHAQFKADNVRYKTVFPEDLCQTLKANPGYVLLDVRSDGEYNDTLSMSPSLNIGHLQNAQHIDIRQLPARWKELTAYKDQPLFIYCSHSQRSRRASRLLADSGFTKVYNINGGLTNFYAQGIQSLPCSNYTIVTNVPYKIVSAKQLASNKENYYIIDLRSDSVFNGKTANERIKMEGRFVNAVNIPFENFGKALSLYPDKKILLVDDYGDKSPLAAKMLLDKGFKNVSILFNGMDAWLDYATNATEKPSVKWTSFSKVTLLSPDEFSKWTDGNKSFTLIDVRPKDQFNNGSKSYWQNIGQIKNAVNVPVSEFPAPASLPDKSTPVVVYGFNSENEIFGTAQWFKSQGYRNVYVLQGGIWNLRWASHNLKNKSRLNNLVVNVPAENE
- a CDS encoding nucleoside recognition domain-containing protein, producing the protein MALSRIWSAFVIIAIGVAAFQWLVYGNETIFNRMVVGKADETYPYVLTGYDRDTTKASRDAFVNTVKPFGFVKKDSAKDFRYIITNDPFSDTVKALKKVVPDVTVYTYNYVRAIGAKPVDGIIETCKSAVNISIGLIGFMALFMGFMSIAERAGGIRFLSRIIGPFFSRLFPGVPKGHPAYGHMMMNFSANLLGLDNAATPFGLKAMESLQELNTNKETATNAQIMFLCLHASGFSLIPVAIIAARAALKAGNPTDIFVPCMIATFAATLAAMFIVSFKQKINVFQPVILAWVGGLSALITLLVLYLTSLNAERVQVVSAVIGNGVLLLILFLIVIAGVYKKIDVFDAFINGAKGGFDTAVRIIPYLVGMLVAISMLRTSGSFDVVINVVKNLFAAFGADTRFVDGLPTALIRPLSGSGARGMMIDTMKTFGPDSFVGRLACILQGSSDTTFYVIAVYFGAVNIKNTRYAVGAMLLADLVGIIVSVLLCYLFFG
- a CDS encoding TonB-dependent receptor, whose protein sequence is MKKIFTVSCLLFSILFVSAQMPGGGFNRGGANGGQMPTGRFYGKVIDPSNKGIEAASVTLVTNKMDTATKKMKEVIVSGMLTTKSGDFSLENIPLFGRYTLRISGIGFKTYEKPVAFDMPNRDAMSSGDMTAALGALDKDLGNIKVQVDEKLLSTVTVTASRPMMTLGIDRKIFNVDRNITSAGGTAVDIMRNVPSLNVDIDGNVTLRNTAPTIFVDGRPTTLTLDQIPADAIESVEVITNPSAKFDASGGTAGILNIVMKKNRRVGYSGNLRANLDSRAKFGLGGDLNVRQDKINLFGSGMFMQRKSNSTGYTDRYTSLPGTSHSFQQDHNTGGGQFGFVRGGFDYFMDIRNTFTVSGSYVHGKMSPENRSDIRIDSFAKNRAGLDSTTYTEYQQRLSNSTFEFRNKGAQLSYKHNFPQTGHELTADATYNKSNNENNGLITTDYFNAAMQPFRNRYNQTQYGAGTNENLTVQTDYSNPITTNSKLEAGARVQIRNVNSENTIQIAGKNNSTIYNSTDKVYAAYTTFSNRIKNFGYQAGLRVESSNYEGVLPTKGNETFNIKFPISLFPSLFLSQKLNESDELQFNYSRRINRPGFFQLFPFTDYSDSLNISRGNPNLKPEFTNSLELSYSKTFKNRDNFLASLYFKHTNNLITRIQALEADTVLKKTIPVNTFQNANNSYVTGLELTSRNKVTKFWDLTTNFNLFTAKIDLTDQPDPDQIVSYFFKVNNSFKLPKNFSLQLSGDYQSKIISSPGGRGTGGGGGGFMGGGGGGGFFGGSQSAAQGFIRPNYGVDAAIRFEFLKNKVASLSLNVNDIFRTRVFDQHTETSFFVQDAQRRRDPQVFRLNFNYRFGKFDVSLFKRKNTKADNNVDMNGGNPNF
- a CDS encoding DUF4397 domain-containing protein; amino-acid sequence: MKKNIVLTILTLAAMTTWLLSCKTDLELKAPVSLTGGYAYLKVADYATSFRQVVNKSDSFNVYVGNSKINGSFLTYGSIYPTVTNMYSAVPPGPQTIRITVNGVTTPDSVTIATFTKTFTAGNYYSLLLTDSLLNSNDAKQIFVQDNFTPVDTSHYSIRFAHLIMNDSAGKNVDVYSTRQAANLFSNVSPGTVTPFTVQNYTQLSDTLIVRRAGGSLELARINTAVLARQRAYTLVYRGVPNTTTGTKGRSLIIQTNY